The Chelonia mydas isolate rCheMyd1 chromosome 3, rCheMyd1.pri.v2, whole genome shotgun sequence genome includes a region encoding these proteins:
- the RNF8 gene encoding E3 ubiquitin-protein ligase RNF8 isoform X2 produces MNFQVALMTVFQLCHTLQVTIGRGFGLTYQLVSKTCPLMISRYHCVFKQNAQGQWTVTDNKSLNGVWLNKERLDPSKAYPIGEGDHIQLGVPLDNKETAEYEYEVIKEEWEKVSPFLAPRNDQLMGKPKGARTKRKLSLEESEASGVEGPSNSRSKRDRVSSDSEPLGISWGRAELAKQPTENMDVKLPSPGPSMEEDKATVYCNPMIAEKAISLSHKDQKASSLAQSWTGLEMLRKTLGNIMRLKVKVDEKQTAVLSVKKSRKSGQKEIRVMEQELQELQDQLCTEQEHQQQRVQQLEKIFYEEQQQQLLEGVKKQQGEENLKEQLAQVLQEHRALMDELSRSKKDFEEIIQAKNKELEATKEEKEKARAQKEEVLSQMNDVLENELQCTICSEHFIEAVTLNCAHSFCSYCINEWMKRKVECPICRREIQSKTRSLVLDNCIDRMVENLNLEMKEHRLALIRERKEKQDVLVNPATDSESSIISSIYSILSMSSYDSDDFEEDSDYDDIYDIYGI; encoded by the exons ATGAACTTTCAAGTTGCATTGATGACTGTCTTTCAGCTGTGCCATACTCTTCAG GTAACTATAGGCCGAGGATTTGGTCTCACCTACCAGCTGGTCTCAAAAACCTGCCCACTGATGATCTCTCGTTACCACTGTGTTTTCAAGCAGAATGCACAAGGCCAGTGGACAGTTACAGACAACAAG AGTTTAAATGGTGTTTGGTTGAATAAGGAACGTCTTGATCCATCAAAGGCCTATCCAATAGGTGAAGGAGATCATATTCAACTAGGAGTGCCTTTGGATAACAAAGAAACTGCTGAATATGAATATGAAGTGATTAAGGAAGAATGGGAGAAAGTTAGTCCATTTTTAGCCCCGAGGAATGACCAACTGATGGGGAAACCTAAGGGTGCAAGAACTAAACGTAAACTTAGTTTGGAGGAATCAGAGGCATCTGGAGTAGAAGGCCCTTCGAATTCAAGATCTAAAAGGGACAGAGTGTCCAGCGATAGTGAACCTTTGGGTATATCATGGGGGAGGGCAGAACTGGCCAAACAGCCAACAGAAAACATGGATGTCAAGCTACCTTCTCCTGGACCAAGCATGGAGGAGGATAAAGCTACAGTGTATTGTAATCCTATGATCGCTGAGAAAGCTATATCTCTTAGCCATAAGGACCAGAAAGCCTCTAGCCTGGCACAGTCTTGGACTGGTTTGGAAATGCTGAGGAAAACCCTGGGAAATATAATGAGGCTGAAAGTCAAGGTGGACGAGAAGCAGACAGCTGTTTTGAGTGTGAAGAAGAGCAGGAAGTCCGGCCAAAAAGAGATCAGGGTGatggagcaggagctgcaggaattGCAGGACCAGTTGTGCACTGAACAGGAACATCAGCAGCAGAGGGTGCAACAACTGGAGAAGATATTctatgaggagcagcagcagcagcttctggag GGAGTGAAGAAGCAGCAAGGGGAAGAAAATCTGAAGGAGCAACTGGCCCAGGTTCTGCAGGAG CATCGTGCCCTGATGGATGAGCTGAGCCGTAGCAAGAAGGATTttgaagagatcattcaagctaAGAATAAAGAGTTGGAAGCGACTAAG gaggagaaggagaaggcgAGAGCGCAAAAGGAGGAGGTTTTGAGTCAGATGAATGATGTACTGGAGAATGAGCTGCAGTGTACAATCTGTTCTGAACACTTTATTGAG GCTGTCACTCTGAACTGTGCACACAGCTTCTGCTCCTACTGCATCAATGAATGGATGAAACGTAAAGTGGAGTGTCCCATCTGCAGGCGGGAGATACAATCCAAGACGCGTTCCCTGGTTCTGGACAACTGCATTGACAGGATGGTAGAAAACTTGAACTTGGAGATGAAGGAGCACCGCCTGGCTCTCATCCGAGAGCGCAAAG AGAAACAGGATGTCTTAGTGAACCCAGCCACGGACAGTGAGAGCAGTATCATTTCTTCTATCTATTCCATCTTGTCGATGAGCAGTTATGACAGTGATGACTTTGAGGAGGACTCTGACTACGATGATATCTATGATATCTATGGTATCTGA
- the RNF8 gene encoding E3 ubiquitin-protein ligase RNF8 isoform X1, which yields MAERGGSSPAGGSGRTWCLRRVGMSGQWLLLESGGEVTIGRGFGLTYQLVSKTCPLMISRYHCVFKQNAQGQWTVTDNKSLNGVWLNKERLDPSKAYPIGEGDHIQLGVPLDNKETAEYEYEVIKEEWEKVSPFLAPRNDQLMGKPKGARTKRKLSLEESEASGVEGPSNSRSKRDRVSSDSEPLGISWGRAELAKQPTENMDVKLPSPGPSMEEDKATVYCNPMIAEKAISLSHKDQKASSLAQSWTGLEMLRKTLGNIMRLKVKVDEKQTAVLSVKKSRKSGQKEIRVMEQELQELQDQLCTEQEHQQQRVQQLEKIFYEEQQQQLLEGVKKQQGEENLKEQLAQVLQEHRALMDELSRSKKDFEEIIQAKNKELEATKEEKEKARAQKEEVLSQMNDVLENELQCTICSEHFIEAVTLNCAHSFCSYCINEWMKRKVECPICRREIQSKTRSLVLDNCIDRMVENLNLEMKEHRLALIRERKEKQDVLVNPATDSESSIISSIYSILSMSSYDSDDFEEDSDYDDIYDIYGI from the exons GTAACTATAGGCCGAGGATTTGGTCTCACCTACCAGCTGGTCTCAAAAACCTGCCCACTGATGATCTCTCGTTACCACTGTGTTTTCAAGCAGAATGCACAAGGCCAGTGGACAGTTACAGACAACAAG AGTTTAAATGGTGTTTGGTTGAATAAGGAACGTCTTGATCCATCAAAGGCCTATCCAATAGGTGAAGGAGATCATATTCAACTAGGAGTGCCTTTGGATAACAAAGAAACTGCTGAATATGAATATGAAGTGATTAAGGAAGAATGGGAGAAAGTTAGTCCATTTTTAGCCCCGAGGAATGACCAACTGATGGGGAAACCTAAGGGTGCAAGAACTAAACGTAAACTTAGTTTGGAGGAATCAGAGGCATCTGGAGTAGAAGGCCCTTCGAATTCAAGATCTAAAAGGGACAGAGTGTCCAGCGATAGTGAACCTTTGGGTATATCATGGGGGAGGGCAGAACTGGCCAAACAGCCAACAGAAAACATGGATGTCAAGCTACCTTCTCCTGGACCAAGCATGGAGGAGGATAAAGCTACAGTGTATTGTAATCCTATGATCGCTGAGAAAGCTATATCTCTTAGCCATAAGGACCAGAAAGCCTCTAGCCTGGCACAGTCTTGGACTGGTTTGGAAATGCTGAGGAAAACCCTGGGAAATATAATGAGGCTGAAAGTCAAGGTGGACGAGAAGCAGACAGCTGTTTTGAGTGTGAAGAAGAGCAGGAAGTCCGGCCAAAAAGAGATCAGGGTGatggagcaggagctgcaggaattGCAGGACCAGTTGTGCACTGAACAGGAACATCAGCAGCAGAGGGTGCAACAACTGGAGAAGATATTctatgaggagcagcagcagcagcttctggag GGAGTGAAGAAGCAGCAAGGGGAAGAAAATCTGAAGGAGCAACTGGCCCAGGTTCTGCAGGAG CATCGTGCCCTGATGGATGAGCTGAGCCGTAGCAAGAAGGATTttgaagagatcattcaagctaAGAATAAAGAGTTGGAAGCGACTAAG gaggagaaggagaaggcgAGAGCGCAAAAGGAGGAGGTTTTGAGTCAGATGAATGATGTACTGGAGAATGAGCTGCAGTGTACAATCTGTTCTGAACACTTTATTGAG GCTGTCACTCTGAACTGTGCACACAGCTTCTGCTCCTACTGCATCAATGAATGGATGAAACGTAAAGTGGAGTGTCCCATCTGCAGGCGGGAGATACAATCCAAGACGCGTTCCCTGGTTCTGGACAACTGCATTGACAGGATGGTAGAAAACTTGAACTTGGAGATGAAGGAGCACCGCCTGGCTCTCATCCGAGAGCGCAAAG AGAAACAGGATGTCTTAGTGAACCCAGCCACGGACAGTGAGAGCAGTATCATTTCTTCTATCTATTCCATCTTGTCGATGAGCAGTTATGACAGTGATGACTTTGAGGAGGACTCTGACTACGATGATATCTATGATATCTATGGTATCTGA
- the RNF8 gene encoding E3 ubiquitin-protein ligase RNF8 isoform X6, which translates to MAERGGSSPAGGSGRTWCLRRVGMSGQWLLLESGGEVTIGRGFGLTYQLVSKTCPLMISRYHCVFKQNAQGQWTVTDNKSLNGVWLNKERLDPSKAYPIGEGDHIQLGVPLDNKETAEYEYEVIKEEWEKVSPFLAPRNDQLMGKPKGARTKRKLSLEESEASGVEGPSNSRSKRDRVSSDSEPLGISWGRAELAKQPTENMDVKLPSPGPSMEEDKATVYCNPMIAEKAISLSHKDQKASSLAQSWTGLEMLRKTLGNIMRLKVKVDEKQTAVLSVKKSRKSGQKEIRVMEQELQELQDQLCTEQEHQQQRVQQLEKIFYEEQQQQLLEGVKKQQGEENLKEQLAQVLQEHRALMDELSRSKKDFEEIIQAKNKELEATKEEKEKARAQKEEVLSQMNDVLENELQCTICSEHFIEAVTLNCAHSFCSYCINEWMKRKVECPICRREIQSKTRSLVLDNCIDRMVENLNLEMKEHRLALIRERKDPPW; encoded by the exons GTAACTATAGGCCGAGGATTTGGTCTCACCTACCAGCTGGTCTCAAAAACCTGCCCACTGATGATCTCTCGTTACCACTGTGTTTTCAAGCAGAATGCACAAGGCCAGTGGACAGTTACAGACAACAAG AGTTTAAATGGTGTTTGGTTGAATAAGGAACGTCTTGATCCATCAAAGGCCTATCCAATAGGTGAAGGAGATCATATTCAACTAGGAGTGCCTTTGGATAACAAAGAAACTGCTGAATATGAATATGAAGTGATTAAGGAAGAATGGGAGAAAGTTAGTCCATTTTTAGCCCCGAGGAATGACCAACTGATGGGGAAACCTAAGGGTGCAAGAACTAAACGTAAACTTAGTTTGGAGGAATCAGAGGCATCTGGAGTAGAAGGCCCTTCGAATTCAAGATCTAAAAGGGACAGAGTGTCCAGCGATAGTGAACCTTTGGGTATATCATGGGGGAGGGCAGAACTGGCCAAACAGCCAACAGAAAACATGGATGTCAAGCTACCTTCTCCTGGACCAAGCATGGAGGAGGATAAAGCTACAGTGTATTGTAATCCTATGATCGCTGAGAAAGCTATATCTCTTAGCCATAAGGACCAGAAAGCCTCTAGCCTGGCACAGTCTTGGACTGGTTTGGAAATGCTGAGGAAAACCCTGGGAAATATAATGAGGCTGAAAGTCAAGGTGGACGAGAAGCAGACAGCTGTTTTGAGTGTGAAGAAGAGCAGGAAGTCCGGCCAAAAAGAGATCAGGGTGatggagcaggagctgcaggaattGCAGGACCAGTTGTGCACTGAACAGGAACATCAGCAGCAGAGGGTGCAACAACTGGAGAAGATATTctatgaggagcagcagcagcagcttctggag GGAGTGAAGAAGCAGCAAGGGGAAGAAAATCTGAAGGAGCAACTGGCCCAGGTTCTGCAGGAG CATCGTGCCCTGATGGATGAGCTGAGCCGTAGCAAGAAGGATTttgaagagatcattcaagctaAGAATAAAGAGTTGGAAGCGACTAAG gaggagaaggagaaggcgAGAGCGCAAAAGGAGGAGGTTTTGAGTCAGATGAATGATGTACTGGAGAATGAGCTGCAGTGTACAATCTGTTCTGAACACTTTATTGAG GCTGTCACTCTGAACTGTGCACACAGCTTCTGCTCCTACTGCATCAATGAATGGATGAAACGTAAAGTGGAGTGTCCCATCTGCAGGCGGGAGATACAATCCAAGACGCGTTCCCTGGTTCTGGACAACTGCATTGACAGGATGGTAGAAAACTTGAACTTGGAGATGAAGGAGCACCGCCTGGCTCTCATCCGAGAGCGCAAAG atccTCCTTGGTGA
- the RNF8 gene encoding E3 ubiquitin-protein ligase RNF8 isoform X4, with product MAERGGSSPAGGSGRTWCLRRVGMSGQWLLLESGGEVTIGRGFGLTYQLVSKTCPLMISRYHCVFKQNAQGQWTVTDNKSLNGVWLNKERLDPSKAYPIGEGDHIQLGVPLDNKETAEYEYEVIKEEWEKVSPFLAPRNDQLMGKPKGARTKRKLSLEESEASGVEGPSNSRSKRDRVSSDSEPLGISWGRAELAKQPTENMDVKLPSPGPSMEEDKATVYCNPMIAEKAISLSHKDQKASSLAQSWTGLEMLRKTLGNIMRLKVKVDEKQTAVLSVKKSRKSGQKEIRVMEQELQELQDQLCTEQEHQQQRVQQLEKIFYEEQQQQLLEGVKKQQGEENLKEQLAQVLQEHRALMDELSRSKKDFEEIIQAKNKELEATKEEKEKARAQKEEVLSQMNDVLENELQCTICSEHFIEAVTLNCAHSFCSYCINEWMKRKVECPICRREIQSKTRSLVLDNCIDRMVENLNLEMKEHRLALIRERKGERETGCLSEPSHGQ from the exons GTAACTATAGGCCGAGGATTTGGTCTCACCTACCAGCTGGTCTCAAAAACCTGCCCACTGATGATCTCTCGTTACCACTGTGTTTTCAAGCAGAATGCACAAGGCCAGTGGACAGTTACAGACAACAAG AGTTTAAATGGTGTTTGGTTGAATAAGGAACGTCTTGATCCATCAAAGGCCTATCCAATAGGTGAAGGAGATCATATTCAACTAGGAGTGCCTTTGGATAACAAAGAAACTGCTGAATATGAATATGAAGTGATTAAGGAAGAATGGGAGAAAGTTAGTCCATTTTTAGCCCCGAGGAATGACCAACTGATGGGGAAACCTAAGGGTGCAAGAACTAAACGTAAACTTAGTTTGGAGGAATCAGAGGCATCTGGAGTAGAAGGCCCTTCGAATTCAAGATCTAAAAGGGACAGAGTGTCCAGCGATAGTGAACCTTTGGGTATATCATGGGGGAGGGCAGAACTGGCCAAACAGCCAACAGAAAACATGGATGTCAAGCTACCTTCTCCTGGACCAAGCATGGAGGAGGATAAAGCTACAGTGTATTGTAATCCTATGATCGCTGAGAAAGCTATATCTCTTAGCCATAAGGACCAGAAAGCCTCTAGCCTGGCACAGTCTTGGACTGGTTTGGAAATGCTGAGGAAAACCCTGGGAAATATAATGAGGCTGAAAGTCAAGGTGGACGAGAAGCAGACAGCTGTTTTGAGTGTGAAGAAGAGCAGGAAGTCCGGCCAAAAAGAGATCAGGGTGatggagcaggagctgcaggaattGCAGGACCAGTTGTGCACTGAACAGGAACATCAGCAGCAGAGGGTGCAACAACTGGAGAAGATATTctatgaggagcagcagcagcagcttctggag GGAGTGAAGAAGCAGCAAGGGGAAGAAAATCTGAAGGAGCAACTGGCCCAGGTTCTGCAGGAG CATCGTGCCCTGATGGATGAGCTGAGCCGTAGCAAGAAGGATTttgaagagatcattcaagctaAGAATAAAGAGTTGGAAGCGACTAAG gaggagaaggagaaggcgAGAGCGCAAAAGGAGGAGGTTTTGAGTCAGATGAATGATGTACTGGAGAATGAGCTGCAGTGTACAATCTGTTCTGAACACTTTATTGAG GCTGTCACTCTGAACTGTGCACACAGCTTCTGCTCCTACTGCATCAATGAATGGATGAAACGTAAAGTGGAGTGTCCCATCTGCAGGCGGGAGATACAATCCAAGACGCGTTCCCTGGTTCTGGACAACTGCATTGACAGGATGGTAGAAAACTTGAACTTGGAGATGAAGGAGCACCGCCTGGCTCTCATCCGAGAGCGCAAAGGTGAGAG AGAAACAGGATGTCTTAGTGAACCCAGCCACGGACAGTGA
- the RNF8 gene encoding E3 ubiquitin-protein ligase RNF8 isoform X3 codes for MAERGGSSPAGGSGRTWCLRRVGMSGQWLLLESGGEVTIGRGFGLTYQLVSKTCPLMISRYHCVFKQNAQGQWTVTDNKSLNGVWLNKERLDPSKAYPIGEGDHIQLGVPLDNKETAEYEYEVIKEEWEKVSPFLAPRNDQLMGKPKGARTKRKLSLEESEASGVEGPSNSRSKRDRVSSDSEPLGISWGRAELAKQPTENMDVKLPSPGPSMEEDKATVYCNPMIAEKAISLSHKDQKASSLAQSWTGLEMLRKTLGNIMRLKVKVDEKQTAVLSVKKSRKSGQKEIRVMEQELQELQDQLCTEQEHQQQRVQQLEKIFYEEQQQQLLEGVKKQQGEENLKEQLAQVLQEHRALMDELSRSKKDFEEIIQAKNKELEATKEEKEKARAQKEEVLSQMNDVLENELQCTICSEHFIEAVTLNCAHSFCSYCINEWMKRKVECPICRREIQSKTRSLVLDNCIDRMVENLNLEMKEHRLALIRERKGERSSLVKQNDITKHCQC; via the exons GTAACTATAGGCCGAGGATTTGGTCTCACCTACCAGCTGGTCTCAAAAACCTGCCCACTGATGATCTCTCGTTACCACTGTGTTTTCAAGCAGAATGCACAAGGCCAGTGGACAGTTACAGACAACAAG AGTTTAAATGGTGTTTGGTTGAATAAGGAACGTCTTGATCCATCAAAGGCCTATCCAATAGGTGAAGGAGATCATATTCAACTAGGAGTGCCTTTGGATAACAAAGAAACTGCTGAATATGAATATGAAGTGATTAAGGAAGAATGGGAGAAAGTTAGTCCATTTTTAGCCCCGAGGAATGACCAACTGATGGGGAAACCTAAGGGTGCAAGAACTAAACGTAAACTTAGTTTGGAGGAATCAGAGGCATCTGGAGTAGAAGGCCCTTCGAATTCAAGATCTAAAAGGGACAGAGTGTCCAGCGATAGTGAACCTTTGGGTATATCATGGGGGAGGGCAGAACTGGCCAAACAGCCAACAGAAAACATGGATGTCAAGCTACCTTCTCCTGGACCAAGCATGGAGGAGGATAAAGCTACAGTGTATTGTAATCCTATGATCGCTGAGAAAGCTATATCTCTTAGCCATAAGGACCAGAAAGCCTCTAGCCTGGCACAGTCTTGGACTGGTTTGGAAATGCTGAGGAAAACCCTGGGAAATATAATGAGGCTGAAAGTCAAGGTGGACGAGAAGCAGACAGCTGTTTTGAGTGTGAAGAAGAGCAGGAAGTCCGGCCAAAAAGAGATCAGGGTGatggagcaggagctgcaggaattGCAGGACCAGTTGTGCACTGAACAGGAACATCAGCAGCAGAGGGTGCAACAACTGGAGAAGATATTctatgaggagcagcagcagcagcttctggag GGAGTGAAGAAGCAGCAAGGGGAAGAAAATCTGAAGGAGCAACTGGCCCAGGTTCTGCAGGAG CATCGTGCCCTGATGGATGAGCTGAGCCGTAGCAAGAAGGATTttgaagagatcattcaagctaAGAATAAAGAGTTGGAAGCGACTAAG gaggagaaggagaaggcgAGAGCGCAAAAGGAGGAGGTTTTGAGTCAGATGAATGATGTACTGGAGAATGAGCTGCAGTGTACAATCTGTTCTGAACACTTTATTGAG GCTGTCACTCTGAACTGTGCACACAGCTTCTGCTCCTACTGCATCAATGAATGGATGAAACGTAAAGTGGAGTGTCCCATCTGCAGGCGGGAGATACAATCCAAGACGCGTTCCCTGGTTCTGGACAACTGCATTGACAGGATGGTAGAAAACTTGAACTTGGAGATGAAGGAGCACCGCCTGGCTCTCATCCGAGAGCGCAAAGGTGAGAG atccTCCTTGGTGAAACAGAATGACATCACTAAACATTGTCAATGCTAA
- the RNF8 gene encoding E3 ubiquitin-protein ligase RNF8 isoform X5: MAERGGSSPAGGSGRTWCLRRVGMSGQWLLLESGGEVTIGRGFGLTYQLVSKTCPLMISRYHCVFKQNAQGQWTVTDNKSLNGVWLNKERLDPSKAYPIGEGDHIQLGVPLDNKETAEYEYEVIKEEWEKVSPFLAPRNDQLMGKPKGARTKRKLSLEESEASGVEGPSNSRSKRDRVSSDSEPLGISWGRAELAKQPTENMDVKLPSPGPSMEEDKATVYCNPMIAEKAISLSHKDQKASSLAQSWTGLEMLRKTLGNIMRLKVKVDEKQTAVLSVKKSRKSGQKEIRVMEQELQELQDQLCTEQEHQQQRVQQLEKIFYEEQQQQLLEGVKKQQGEENLKEQLAQVLQEHRALMDELSRSKKDFEEIIQAKNKELEATKEEKEKARAQKEEVLSQMNDVLENELQCTICSEHFIEAVTLNCAHSFCSYCINEWMKRKVECPICRREIQSKTRSLVLDNCIDRMVENLNLEMKEHRLALIRERKGPEVASCCNLLW; this comes from the exons GTAACTATAGGCCGAGGATTTGGTCTCACCTACCAGCTGGTCTCAAAAACCTGCCCACTGATGATCTCTCGTTACCACTGTGTTTTCAAGCAGAATGCACAAGGCCAGTGGACAGTTACAGACAACAAG AGTTTAAATGGTGTTTGGTTGAATAAGGAACGTCTTGATCCATCAAAGGCCTATCCAATAGGTGAAGGAGATCATATTCAACTAGGAGTGCCTTTGGATAACAAAGAAACTGCTGAATATGAATATGAAGTGATTAAGGAAGAATGGGAGAAAGTTAGTCCATTTTTAGCCCCGAGGAATGACCAACTGATGGGGAAACCTAAGGGTGCAAGAACTAAACGTAAACTTAGTTTGGAGGAATCAGAGGCATCTGGAGTAGAAGGCCCTTCGAATTCAAGATCTAAAAGGGACAGAGTGTCCAGCGATAGTGAACCTTTGGGTATATCATGGGGGAGGGCAGAACTGGCCAAACAGCCAACAGAAAACATGGATGTCAAGCTACCTTCTCCTGGACCAAGCATGGAGGAGGATAAAGCTACAGTGTATTGTAATCCTATGATCGCTGAGAAAGCTATATCTCTTAGCCATAAGGACCAGAAAGCCTCTAGCCTGGCACAGTCTTGGACTGGTTTGGAAATGCTGAGGAAAACCCTGGGAAATATAATGAGGCTGAAAGTCAAGGTGGACGAGAAGCAGACAGCTGTTTTGAGTGTGAAGAAGAGCAGGAAGTCCGGCCAAAAAGAGATCAGGGTGatggagcaggagctgcaggaattGCAGGACCAGTTGTGCACTGAACAGGAACATCAGCAGCAGAGGGTGCAACAACTGGAGAAGATATTctatgaggagcagcagcagcagcttctggag GGAGTGAAGAAGCAGCAAGGGGAAGAAAATCTGAAGGAGCAACTGGCCCAGGTTCTGCAGGAG CATCGTGCCCTGATGGATGAGCTGAGCCGTAGCAAGAAGGATTttgaagagatcattcaagctaAGAATAAAGAGTTGGAAGCGACTAAG gaggagaaggagaaggcgAGAGCGCAAAAGGAGGAGGTTTTGAGTCAGATGAATGATGTACTGGAGAATGAGCTGCAGTGTACAATCTGTTCTGAACACTTTATTGAG GCTGTCACTCTGAACTGTGCACACAGCTTCTGCTCCTACTGCATCAATGAATGGATGAAACGTAAAGTGGAGTGTCCCATCTGCAGGCGGGAGATACAATCCAAGACGCGTTCCCTGGTTCTGGACAACTGCATTGACAGGATGGTAGAAAACTTGAACTTGGAGATGAAGGAGCACCGCCTGGCTCTCATCCGAGAGCGCAAAG GCCCTGAGGTAGCCAGCTGCTGCAATCTCCTCTGGTGA